One window of the Zea mays cultivar B73 chromosome 3, Zm-B73-REFERENCE-NAM-5.0, whole genome shotgun sequence genome contains the following:
- the LOC100501413 gene encoding Cyclin-D5-2-like, producing the protein MMPVAAVDDWSERGFSLTCEEDCADLGNGVVDDDEFLPLYNAGEEEEEEYLEQLVFKETSLCSSSDSAADCDGDGEGDEEYPSLASEEWFRQARLAAVKWILETRGCFGFGHRTAYLAIAYFDSFLLRRRVDREAMPWAAQLLSVACVSVAAKMEECQVPALSEFHAGGYDFDSASIRRMELLVLSTLGWRMGAVTPLDFLPCFSSRVHPHGGAGAGGHVAHKAIGFIFATAEAGSVLDHRPSTVAAAAILAATYGPLLTKEALDSKMSYLSPSCLIEKEHVHACYSMMVGDNNRRGSKRSLPCSVSNEIATSTYHSVLVDDVTDTAAAFATAVSARNKRIRLELTGIS; encoded by the exons ATGAtgccggtggcggcggtggatgaCTGGTCGGAGCGCGGTTTCTCGCTGACCTGCGAGGAAGACTGCGCCGACCTCGGCAACGGCGTCGTAGACGACGACGAGTTCCTCCCGCTCTACAATGCCGGCGAAGAGGAGGAAGAGGAGTATTTGGAGCAGCTGGTGTTTAAGGAGACCAGCctctgctcctcctccgactcagcCGCGGactgcgacggcgacggcgaaggAGACGAAGAATACCCCTCGCTCGCCTCTGAGGAGTGGTTTCGGCAAGCTCGCCTCGCCGCCGTCAAGTGGATTCTTGAA ACCCGCGGGTGCTTCGGCTTCGGCCACCGGACGGCGTACCTCGCCATCGCCTACTTCGATAGCTTCCTCCTCCGGCGACGCGTCGAT AGGGAGGCGATGCCGTGGGCGGCGCAGCTGCTGTCCGTGGCGTGCGTGTCCGTGGCCGCCAAGATGGAGGAGTGccaggtgccggcgctgtcggagTTCCACGCCGGCGGCTACGATTTCGACTCGGCGTCCATCCGGCGGATGGAGCTGCTGGTGCTGTCCACGCTCGGATGGCGCATGGGCGCCGTCACGCCCTTGGACTTCCTCCCCTGCTTCTCCTCCCGGGTCCACCCGCacggcggcgccggcgccggcggccaCGTCGCCCACAAGGCCATCGGTTTCATCTTTGCCACGGCTGAAG CTGGTAGCGTGCTTGATCACAGGCCGTCCACTGTGGCTGCAGCTGCAATCTTGGCTGCAACCTATGGACCTCTACTGACCAAAGAAGCACTCGATTCCAAGATGAGCTACCTTTCTCCATCTTGTCTTATTGAGAAG GAACATGTACATGCCTGCTACAGTATGATGGTTGGGGACAATAACAGGAGAGGTAGCAAGAGATCATTGCCATGTTCAGTCTCCAACGAGATTGCCACTAGTACATATCATTCTGTTCTTGTTGATGATGTTACGGACACCGCCGCCGCCTTTGCCACGGCGGTATCGGCCAGGAATAAGCGGATCAGGCTGGAGCTGACGGGCATCAGTTGA